One region of Salvelinus namaycush isolate Seneca chromosome 3, SaNama_1.0, whole genome shotgun sequence genomic DNA includes:
- the mogat2 gene encoding 2-acylglycerol O-acyltransferase 2 produces MKIQFAPTDLPLTRRLQMASVLQWVFSFLGLAPCCIMMFLVLMFTRFWLISVLYACWFFVDWETPSKGGRKFHFLCHLRVWDYMRDYFPVKLVKTADLDPGKNYILGFHPHGVLVAGAFINFCTYATGFRKLFPGLDSFLLMLPLWFRAPFFRDYIMMAGLIPSDKESASYLLRRQGGGNAVVIAVGGAPEALDARPGAFTILLANKKGFVKLAMEHGAHLVPVFSFGENELFDQVENPRGTCLRWIQDKLQSIMGISLPLFHARGIFQYSFGIMPYRKPINTVVGRPIRVEKNEKPTVEELDALHQLYTEELSQLFEEHKGKYGVPEDQHLSFV; encoded by the exons ATGAAGATCCAATTTGCCCCTACTGACTTGCCACTAACCAGGAGACTGCAGATGGCCTCAGTGCTGCAGTGGGTCTTTTCCTTTCTCGGCCTGG CTCCATGCTGCATCATGATGTTCCTTGTGTTGATGTTCACGCGGTTCTGGCTGATCAGCGTGCTGTATGCCTGTTGGTTTTTCGTCGACTGGGAAACGCCGTCTAAGGGGGGCCGCAAGTTCCACTTCCTGTGCCATCTACGTGTCTGGGACTACATGAGGGACTACTTCCCTGTCAAG CTGGTGAAGACAGCAGACTTGGACCCCGGGAAGAACTATATCCTTGGTTTCCATCCCCATGGGGTGCTGGTGGCTGGAGCCTTCATTAACTTCTGTACGTACGCTACAGGTTTCAGGAAGCTGTTCCCTGGCCTTGACAGCTTCCTGCTGATGCTGCCTCTCTGGTTCAGAGCCCCCTTCTTCAGAGACTACATCATGATGGCAG GTCTGATTCCCTCGGACAAGGAGAGTGCCAGCTATCTGTTACGTCGACAGGGAGGTGGGAATGCTGTTGTTATAGCAGTGGGAGGAGCCCCCGAGGCCCTGGACGCACGCCCTGGCGCTTTCACCATTCTCTTGGCCAATAAGAAAGGTTTTGTCAAACTGGCAATGGAACATGG tgcccATCTGGTGCCAGTCTTCTCCTTTGGAGAGAACGAGTTGTTTGACCAGGTGGAGAACCCTCGAGGCACCTGTCTCCGCTGGATTCAGGACAAGCTGCAGAGCATCATGGgtatctctctgcctctcttccatGCGCGGGGCATCTTCCAGTACAGCTTTGGTATCATGCCCTACAGGAAGCCCATCAACACTGTGG TGGGACGACCAATCAGAGTGGAGAAGAATGAAAAGCCCACAGTGGAGGAGCTGGATGCCCTCCATCAGCTCTACACAGAAGAACTCAGCCAGCTGTTTGAGGAGCACAAGGGCAAGTACGGAGTGCCAGAGGACCAACACCTTAGCTTCGTCTGA